The following are encoded in a window of Novosphingobium sp. THN1 genomic DNA:
- a CDS encoding surface-adhesin E family protein yields the protein MTSIRSLLLPLAFLGFSGGAMAEDIAARGWSADWKVIGVAEDRTEVLVRPESVRELPPSAGRSFAVRQVWAGFDFSPAAGLATGRKIILFRYDCAARRVLIAAATDYATSGEILSRNAVAADSADQYAPVEPETLNAAIMAEACSL from the coding sequence ATGACCTCCATCCGCAGCCTGCTGCTCCCTCTCGCCTTCCTCGGCTTCTCCGGCGGGGCAATGGCAGAAGACATCGCAGCAAGAGGATGGTCTGCCGACTGGAAGGTCATCGGCGTGGCCGAGGACCGCACCGAAGTGCTCGTTCGGCCCGAATCAGTACGCGAACTGCCGCCCAGTGCCGGTCGCAGCTTCGCCGTCCGCCAGGTCTGGGCAGGTTTCGACTTCTCCCCTGCCGCGGGTCTGGCCACCGGACGCAAGATCATCCTGTTTCGGTATGACTGCGCCGCGCGGCGCGTGCTGATCGCCGCTGCAACGGACTATGCGACGTCCGGGGAAATACTGTCCCGCAACGCCGTTGCCGCCGACAGTGCCGACCAATACGCCCCGGTCGAGCCCGAGACGCTCAACGCAGCAATCATGGCCGAGGCCTGCAGCCTATAA
- a CDS encoding cytochrome c family protein, producing MDDRFNTIAGWTLFGGIVALGLSSLSAHYFLADKEHRPEEMGYAIEGVVEEGAEGGAAAELPLANLLAAGDVAKGEAVFAKCKACHTAEQGGANGIGPNLYGIVGKPVGKHAAGFAYSADLAAKGGNWDFATLDAWLKNPKAFAAGTKMSFAGLPKGEDRANVILYLNSLGSNLPLPAPEAVPAAGAAPAEGAAVALVGDAAKGEAIFAKCKACHTIDQGGANGIGPNLFGVHGEAVAGDRGGYAFSDALKGKGGTWDDATLDAWLKNPKAFAAGTKMTFAGITDDQQRADVIAYLKSKK from the coding sequence ATGGACGATCGTTTCAATACCATCGCCGGATGGACCTTGTTCGGGGGCATCGTGGCTCTGGGGCTCTCCAGCCTGTCGGCGCACTACTTCCTGGCCGACAAGGAGCACCGTCCGGAAGAGATGGGCTACGCGATCGAAGGCGTCGTCGAAGAAGGTGCCGAGGGTGGCGCTGCGGCTGAACTGCCGCTGGCGAATCTGCTCGCGGCTGGCGACGTTGCCAAGGGCGAAGCCGTTTTTGCCAAGTGCAAGGCCTGCCACACCGCCGAACAGGGCGGCGCCAATGGCATCGGCCCGAACCTCTATGGCATCGTCGGCAAACCGGTCGGCAAGCATGCCGCAGGCTTTGCCTATTCGGCTGATCTTGCTGCCAAGGGCGGCAACTGGGACTTCGCCACGCTTGATGCCTGGTTGAAGAACCCCAAGGCCTTTGCCGCCGGCACCAAGATGTCGTTTGCGGGTCTGCCCAAGGGCGAAGACCGCGCCAACGTGATTCTCTATCTCAACTCGCTCGGCTCGAACCTGCCGCTGCCTGCGCCTGAAGCCGTTCCGGCTGCTGGTGCTGCGCCTGCTGAAGGTGCGGCAGTTGCTCTGGTTGGCGACGCTGCCAAGGGCGAGGCGATCTTCGCCAAGTGCAAGGCATGCCACACCATCGATCAGGGCGGCGCCAACGGCATCGGTCCGAACCTGTTCGGCGTGCATGGCGAGGCCGTTGCCGGTGATCGCGGTGGTTATGCCTTCTCCGACGCGCTCAAGGGCAAGGGCGGCACCTGGGACGATGCCACGCTTGATGCCTGGCTGAAGAATCCCAAGGCTTTTGCGGCTGGCACGAAGATGACCTTTGCGGGCATCACGGATGATCAGCAGCGCGCAGACGTGATCGCCTACCTGAAGTCAAAGAAGTAA
- a CDS encoding dicarboxylate/amino acid:cation symporter, protein MTLPPSENSSITQPPIPTIRAGWIFAALVGGLVLGLALAFLDPALLDPVLVVAQPVGALWLNALRATIVPLVVSLLFTGIAQTVAAARAGALARRALLFFFTILAGGSAMAALLIPAILSVFPMPTAAAAALRASVAQIHDKATVPGFGAFLQSLVPTNVLQSAATDQILPVILFTAVFGLAATRLAETQRRSLATFFEAVANAMLVVIGWVLLAAPIGVFCLSLSVAAQSGTSAIGALAHYVLVVTSAGTVIFLAAYAVAVFGARLRLGEFARAVLPAQALALSTQSSLATLPAMLTVCRKLGVRDQTSDLVMPLAVALFRATGPAMNFAVAIYVAHWFGMPITPSMLVAGFVVATLTTLGAVSLPGAISFVTSIGPISIAMGIPVEPLAILVAVEVLPDLMRTLGNVTMDVAVTAAVDRAHGEPER, encoded by the coding sequence ATGACCTTACCGCCTTCTGAAAATTCGTCCATCACGCAACCGCCGATCCCGACGATCCGCGCCGGCTGGATCTTTGCCGCGCTTGTCGGCGGGCTTGTGCTGGGCCTTGCACTGGCTTTTCTCGACCCGGCACTACTCGATCCCGTGCTGGTCGTGGCGCAACCCGTTGGGGCGCTATGGCTCAACGCCTTGCGCGCGACGATCGTCCCGCTGGTGGTTTCGCTGCTGTTCACCGGCATTGCGCAGACGGTGGCGGCAGCCCGTGCGGGGGCGCTGGCACGACGGGCGTTGCTGTTCTTCTTCACGATCCTTGCAGGCGGCAGTGCCATGGCGGCACTGCTGATCCCGGCGATCCTTTCGGTGTTCCCGATGCCGACCGCCGCCGCCGCAGCTCTGCGGGCCAGCGTTGCGCAGATTCACGACAAGGCGACCGTGCCCGGCTTCGGCGCGTTCCTGCAATCGCTGGTGCCGACCAATGTGCTGCAATCGGCCGCCACCGACCAGATCCTGCCGGTCATCTTGTTTACCGCCGTATTCGGGCTAGCAGCCACGCGTCTCGCCGAAACGCAGCGCCGCTCGCTGGCCACTTTCTTCGAGGCTGTGGCCAACGCGATGCTGGTGGTGATCGGCTGGGTGCTGCTGGCGGCCCCCATCGGCGTGTTCTGCCTCAGCCTTTCGGTTGCAGCGCAAAGCGGGACTTCGGCCATCGGCGCGCTGGCGCACTACGTTCTGGTGGTGACGTCGGCCGGAACGGTGATCTTCCTTGCTGCATATGCCGTTGCCGTTTTCGGCGCGCGTCTGCGGCTGGGAGAGTTCGCGCGCGCTGTGCTACCGGCGCAGGCTCTGGCGTTGTCTACCCAGTCCTCTCTGGCAACGCTTCCCGCAATGCTGACAGTCTGCCGCAAGCTTGGCGTGCGGGATCAGACTTCGGATCTGGTGATGCCCTTGGCCGTGGCGCTGTTCCGCGCGACCGGGCCTGCTATGAACTTCGCCGTGGCGATCTACGTCGCGCACTGGTTCGGCATGCCGATCACGCCTTCGATGCTGGTTGCCGGCTTCGTGGTGGCGACGCTGACGACACTGGGCGCGGTCAGCCTGCCTGGCGCGATCAGCTTCGTGACCTCGATCGGTCCCATCTCCATCGCCATGGGCATACCGGTGGAGCCGCTTGCCATCCTCGTCGCCGTGGAAGTCCTGCCCGACCTCATGCGCACGCTGGGCAACGTGACCATGGACGTCGCAGTCACTGCTGCGGTCGACCGCGCCCACGGTGAACCTGAGCGTTAA
- a CDS encoding DUF1272 domain-containing protein, whose amino-acid sequence MLEMRPDCERCGTDLPAEAPGAFICSFECTWCAQCAEELDDRCPNCGGELMDRPTRAKALHAKHPPSTERKFKG is encoded by the coding sequence ATGCTGGAAATGCGCCCCGATTGCGAACGCTGCGGCACGGATCTTCCCGCCGAAGCGCCCGGCGCCTTCATCTGCTCGTTCGAATGCACGTGGTGCGCGCAATGCGCCGAGGAGCTTGACGATCGCTGCCCCAACTGCGGCGGCGAACTGATGGACCGTCCGACGCGGGCCAAGGCGCTCCACGCCAAACACCCGCCCTCGACGGAGCGCAAGTTCAAGGGATGA
- a CDS encoding Ppx/GppA phosphatase family protein gives MAGSIPPANGQGTRPDGQPANGKTAGGKKGQRKKPRRPRGKTGSGAPPKSAGKTSPPATRGGGTHEAIAAATPAVVAEPSAAPAFERASTWQKPLPHHRQAYAAIDLGTNNCRLLIARPSGEHFVVIDAFSRVVRLGEGLAQTGRLSDEAMDRALGALHVCADKLRKRNVHLARSVATEACRRASNGQAFIDRVRNETGIRLNIITAQEEARLAVLGCHILLEQGNGPAMIFDIGGGSTEMVLVETGETVPRILDWQSVPWGVVSLTESIGAIADDPHARAVAYAEMRRRVDEGFADFTARVTPIRHAAQGERSIRLLGTSGTVTTLASLHLELPQYDRRAVDGLIVPADSMRDISRRLSTMTPSERIAVPCIGRERSDLVVAGCAILESILDIWPAERLGIADRGIREGILRSLMATGADPRGPRRTEAA, from the coding sequence ATGGCGGGTTCAATTCCGCCGGCAAATGGGCAAGGCACGCGACCGGACGGCCAGCCGGCCAACGGCAAGACGGCAGGCGGCAAGAAGGGGCAAAGGAAGAAGCCTCGTCGGCCCCGCGGCAAGACCGGGAGCGGCGCTCCACCCAAGTCGGCCGGCAAGACCAGTCCGCCCGCAACACGCGGTGGCGGCACACACGAGGCTATCGCCGCGGCAACTCCGGCTGTGGTGGCGGAACCTTCCGCAGCGCCTGCGTTCGAGCGGGCAAGCACCTGGCAGAAACCGCTACCCCATCACCGTCAGGCATATGCCGCGATCGACCTTGGCACGAACAACTGCCGCCTCCTGATCGCCCGGCCCTCGGGCGAGCATTTCGTGGTGATCGACGCCTTCAGCCGCGTGGTTCGCCTTGGCGAGGGACTTGCACAGACCGGACGCCTTTCCGACGAGGCCATGGACCGTGCGCTCGGCGCCCTGCACGTCTGCGCCGATAAGCTGCGCAAGCGCAACGTGCATCTCGCCCGCTCGGTCGCCACCGAAGCCTGCCGCCGTGCCAGTAACGGCCAGGCCTTCATCGATCGCGTCCGCAACGAAACCGGCATCCGCCTCAACATCATCACCGCGCAGGAAGAGGCGCGCCTCGCCGTGCTGGGCTGCCACATCCTGCTCGAACAGGGCAACGGCCCCGCGATGATCTTCGACATCGGCGGAGGATCGACCGAGATGGTGCTGGTCGAAACCGGCGAAACCGTGCCCCGCATCCTCGATTGGCAGTCCGTCCCGTGGGGCGTCGTCTCGTTGACCGAAAGCATCGGCGCAATCGCCGACGATCCGCACGCCCGCGCGGTCGCCTATGCCGAGATGCGCCGCCGTGTGGACGAAGGCTTTGCCGATTTCACCGCGCGCGTAACGCCGATCCGGCACGCGGCACAGGGCGAACGCAGCATCCGCCTGCTCGGCACTAGCGGCACCGTGACCACGCTGGCATCGCTTCATCTCGAACTGCCGCAATATGATCGCCGCGCGGTCGACGGCTTGATCGTGCCGGCCGATTCGATGCGCGACATCTCGCGCCGTCTGTCGACCATGACGCCGTCCGAACGCATTGCCGTGCCCTGTATCGGGCGCGAACGCTCAGACCTCGTCGTCGCCGGGTGCGCAATCCTCGAATCAATCCTCGACATCTGGCCGGCAGAGCGCCTTGGCATTGCAGATCGCGGTATTCGCGAAGGCATCCTGCGCAGCCTTATGGCCACAGGCGCCGACCCGCGCGGACCCAGAAGAACGGAAGCAGCATGA
- a CDS encoding RlmE family RNA methyltransferase, whose protein sequence is MSRSGKNPNERLKTAKGRSASSVRWLSRQLNDPYVKQAKAEGWRSRAAFKLIDLDEKFGLLRGSKRVVDLGIAPGGWSQVVRKKSPAAKVVGIDLLPTEPIEGVTIFEMDFMADEAPQALQDALDGPPDLVISDMAANTVGHKQTDHLRTMGLVETAVDFAIQTLAPGGAFVAKVFAGGTDGELLKILKTNFSTVKHAKPPSSRKDSSEWYVIAQGFKGRAREPTLTDD, encoded by the coding sequence ATGAGTCGTTCCGGAAAGAACCCCAATGAGCGGCTCAAGACCGCCAAGGGACGATCAGCATCGTCGGTGCGCTGGCTGTCGCGCCAGTTGAACGATCCATACGTGAAGCAGGCCAAGGCCGAAGGCTGGCGCAGCCGCGCCGCGTTCAAGCTGATCGATCTCGATGAGAAGTTCGGACTTCTCAGGGGCTCGAAACGCGTTGTCGACCTCGGCATCGCTCCGGGTGGGTGGAGCCAGGTCGTGCGCAAGAAGTCACCGGCGGCCAAGGTCGTCGGGATTGATCTCCTCCCGACCGAGCCGATCGAAGGCGTCACGATCTTCGAGATGGACTTCATGGCCGACGAGGCGCCGCAAGCCCTCCAGGATGCGCTTGACGGCCCGCCCGACCTTGTCATCTCCGACATGGCCGCCAACACCGTCGGCCACAAGCAGACCGACCACTTGCGCACGATGGGCCTGGTCGAGACGGCGGTCGACTTTGCCATCCAGACACTGGCGCCCGGCGGCGCGTTCGTAGCCAAGGTCTTTGCCGGCGGCACGGATGGTGAACTTCTCAAGATCCTCAAGACGAACTTCTCGACCGTGAAGCACGCCAAGCCGCCATCGAGCCGCAAGGATTCCTCGGAGTGGTACGTCATCGCCCAAGGCTTCAAGGGCCGCGCGCGGGAGCCTACGTTAACCGACGACTAG
- a CDS encoding superoxide dismutase, translated as MRRRFPSKDVDYHGDYTSPLPYADTALEPSISATTLQTHHGKHHKAYVDKTNAAIEGTDLADKSLEGIVAAAEAKGDKGLFNNAAQSWNHAFYWNSLTPTSSEPTGDLAAAIEGSFGSLDRLREELGAQGAAHFASGWVWLVARGDKLTVEQTHDAATFATGDAKPLLVIDLWEHAYYLDHKNLRPEYLKAVIEKHLNWEFAAENLGRDGTWTYPA; from the coding sequence CTGCGACGCAGATTTCCAAGCAAGGACGTTGACTATCATGGCGATTACACTTCCCCGCTTCCCTATGCCGACACTGCACTTGAGCCGAGCATCTCGGCAACCACGCTGCAGACCCACCACGGCAAGCACCACAAGGCCTACGTCGACAAGACCAACGCCGCGATCGAGGGCACGGACCTGGCGGACAAGAGCCTTGAGGGAATCGTCGCCGCTGCCGAGGCAAAGGGCGACAAGGGCCTGTTCAACAACGCCGCGCAGAGCTGGAATCATGCGTTCTACTGGAACAGCCTGACCCCGACATCTTCGGAGCCGACCGGCGATCTGGCGGCGGCGATCGAAGGCAGCTTCGGCTCGCTCGATCGGCTGCGCGAGGAACTCGGCGCACAGGGCGCGGCGCACTTCGCGTCAGGCTGGGTCTGGCTCGTGGCACGCGGCGACAAGCTGACGGTCGAGCAGACGCATGACGCAGCGACCTTTGCCACCGGCGATGCCAAGCCGCTGCTGGTGATCGACCTGTGGGAGCACGCCTACTACCTCGACCACAAGAACCTGCGCCCCGAGTACCTCAAGGCCGTGATCGAGAAGCACCTGAACTGGGAGTTTGCCGCCGAGAACCTCGGCCGCGACGGCACCTGGACCTATCCGGCCTGA
- a CDS encoding transcriptional regulator, whose product MGRHAQILRFGDFELDCENRQLRQHGAPVELGSRYFDALALLVARRGELVTKDSFMDEVWQGIPVTDEALTQCIRTLRRALGDNAAKPRFIQTVPKHGYRFIGALPRQASGAPRALASRIAAACTLSGLAAGAAAGLFYGMVAGIGGGGQVLILSAMIGVLGLLAGAGLGAGMAATLVWRQHVDWWIVAGTALGALRLAHWATFWAGKAWGCCPAYPTFT is encoded by the coding sequence ATGGGAAGACACGCACAAATTTTGCGCTTCGGAGACTTCGAGCTCGACTGCGAGAACCGGCAACTGCGGCAACACGGCGCACCGGTCGAGCTTGGCAGCCGCTATTTCGATGCGCTGGCGCTGCTGGTCGCGCGGCGCGGCGAACTGGTGACCAAGGACAGCTTCATGGACGAAGTCTGGCAGGGCATCCCGGTGACAGACGAGGCGCTGACGCAATGTATCCGGACCCTGCGCCGCGCATTGGGGGACAACGCGGCCAAACCTCGCTTCATCCAGACGGTGCCGAAACATGGTTACCGCTTTATTGGTGCATTGCCGCGGCAAGCCAGCGGGGCACCACGGGCCTTGGCCTCGCGTATTGCCGCTGCCTGCACCCTGTCAGGACTCGCGGCAGGGGCGGCGGCGGGGCTTTTCTACGGCATGGTGGCGGGAATCGGTGGTGGCGGGCAGGTGCTGATCCTGTCGGCGATGATCGGCGTTCTGGGTCTTCTCGCCGGCGCAGGGCTCGGCGCTGGAATGGCTGCAACGCTGGTTTGGCGCCAGCATGTCGACTGGTGGATCGTGGCCGGCACTGCACTGGGGGCCTTGCGATTGGCGCACTGGGCAACCTTCTGGGCCGGGAAGGCGTGGGGTTGCTGTCCGGCGTATCCGACCTTTACGTAA
- a CDS encoding DUF4129 domain-containing protein has product MTAPAAATVPANDAAAAEAAWRSIRESSDLQFAPVPPDPAPITPDWLKALGRFLEWLLSPLGRLLGSSWSVIEMLLLVGAGLGVLWIAWSLLWPLWRERGTRHEVAEPEWAPQREEALALLEDADRLAAQGLYGEAAHLLLKRSIGQIARARPDWLAPSSTAREIGTIAGLPGEARTAFGTIASLVERARYALRPLGADEWRAAREAYSRFAIAPLTAAGQ; this is encoded by the coding sequence GTGACGGCACCTGCGGCGGCAACAGTACCAGCAAATGATGCGGCCGCAGCCGAGGCTGCGTGGCGCTCGATCCGCGAATCGTCGGACCTCCAGTTTGCCCCCGTCCCGCCCGACCCGGCACCGATAACCCCGGACTGGCTCAAGGCGCTTGGCCGATTTCTCGAATGGCTGCTCTCGCCGCTCGGGCGCCTGCTCGGCAGCAGCTGGAGCGTGATCGAGATGCTGTTGCTCGTGGGCGCAGGCCTCGGCGTGCTGTGGATCGCCTGGAGCCTGCTCTGGCCACTGTGGCGGGAACGTGGCACCCGCCATGAAGTGGCCGAGCCTGAATGGGCGCCGCAGCGTGAAGAGGCGCTTGCCCTGCTTGAGGACGCAGACCGCCTCGCCGCGCAAGGCCTCTATGGCGAGGCCGCGCATCTCCTGCTCAAGCGCAGCATCGGCCAGATCGCCCGGGCCCGGCCCGATTGGCTGGCCCCGTCCAGCACCGCGCGCGAGATCGGCACGATCGCGGGCCTCCCCGGCGAGGCCCGCACCGCATTCGGCACCATCGCCAGCCTGGTCGAGCGCGCGCGCTATGCCTTGCGCCCCTTGGGGGCGGATGAATGGCGTGCGGCGCGCGAGGCTTATTCACGCTTCGCCATCGCGCCACTGACGGCCGCCGGCCAATGA
- the glmM gene encoding phosphoglucosamine mutase: MARKFFGTDGIRGRTNAGVMTAATAMKVGQAAGTYFQRGDHRHRVVIGKDTRLSGYMMESAMVAGFTSVGMDVVLLGPMPTPAVAMLTRSMRADLGVMISASHNPFEDNGIKLFGPDGFKLSDDAELAIEAMLTQDLALADATQVGRARRIEDARGRYIHAVKASLPDNVRLDGLRIVIDCANGAAYHVTPSALWELGAEVIAMGVEPNGKNINAGVGSTHLDAIKAKVREVRADIGIALDGDADRLIVVDEKSQTVDGDQIMALIGTQLAARGELRGGGVVATVMSNLGLERCLGGKGLTLERTAVGDRYVLERMREGGFNVGGEQSGHMILTDHATTGDGTVAALQVLAALVESGRPASELLHQFDPVPQLLKNVRFAGGKPLDDKTVQQAIADAEARLLGKGRLVIRPSGTEPVIRVMAEGDDAGEVEAVVDQICDAVRKAA, encoded by the coding sequence ATGGCACGCAAGTTCTTCGGCACCGACGGTATCCGGGGCCGGACCAACGCCGGAGTGATGACCGCCGCGACCGCAATGAAGGTCGGGCAGGCTGCCGGCACATACTTCCAGCGCGGCGACCACCGCCATCGTGTCGTCATCGGCAAGGACACGCGCCTTTCCGGCTACATGATGGAAAGTGCGATGGTCGCCGGGTTCACTTCGGTGGGCATGGATGTCGTGCTGCTCGGCCCGATGCCGACGCCCGCGGTCGCCATGCTTACCCGCTCCATGCGCGCTGACCTCGGCGTGATGATATCGGCCAGCCACAACCCGTTCGAGGACAATGGCATAAAGCTGTTCGGGCCCGACGGCTTCAAGCTTTCGGATGACGCCGAACTGGCGATCGAGGCCATGCTAACGCAGGATCTGGCGCTGGCTGACGCGACGCAAGTCGGCCGTGCCCGCCGCATCGAGGACGCACGGGGCCGCTACATTCACGCGGTCAAGGCCAGCCTGCCTGACAACGTCCGCCTCGATGGCCTGCGCATCGTGATCGATTGCGCCAACGGCGCGGCCTACCACGTCACGCCCTCGGCGTTGTGGGAACTCGGCGCCGAGGTCATCGCCATGGGTGTCGAGCCCAACGGCAAGAACATCAATGCAGGCGTCGGCTCCACCCATCTCGACGCGATCAAGGCCAAGGTGCGCGAAGTGCGCGCCGACATCGGCATTGCCCTCGATGGCGACGCCGACCGCCTGATCGTGGTCGACGAAAAGAGCCAGACGGTGGACGGCGACCAGATCATGGCGCTGATCGGCACCCAGCTTGCCGCACGCGGAGAGCTGCGCGGTGGCGGCGTCGTCGCCACCGTCATGTCCAACCTCGGCCTCGAACGCTGCCTCGGCGGCAAGGGCCTGACGCTCGAACGCACCGCAGTGGGAGACCGCTACGTGCTTGAACGCATGCGCGAGGGCGGCTTTAATGTCGGCGGCGAACAGTCCGGCCACATGATCCTGACCGACCACGCCACCACCGGTGACGGCACGGTTGCCGCTCTGCAGGTGCTGGCGGCGCTGGTGGAAAGCGGCAGGCCTGCCAGCGAACTGCTGCACCAGTTCGATCCGGTCCCGCAATTGCTCAAGAACGTGCGCTTTGCCGGCGGCAAGCCGTTGGATGACAAGACGGTCCAACAAGCGATCGCCGATGCCGAAGCCCGCCTGCTCGGCAAGGGTCGCCTCGTCATCCGCCCGTCCGGCACAGAACCGGTGATCCGGGTCATGGCCGAAGGCGATGACGCCGGCGAAGTCGAAGCCGTGGTCGACCAGATCTGCGATGCCGTCAGGAAGGCTGCCTGA
- a CDS encoding LOG family protein, which yields MTEEEKQHELTKRKFYKAEQEAGFVENHPKTTPQQQDPAYRLAFRDTDFLLREELRPVRFQLELLKTEMLLDEADIGSTLVVYGSARIPSPDMADAALATATTPERKAVIESLVAKAKYYEEARKLAFTASKCGLVEDGKRQFVICSGGGPSIMEAANRGAQDAGAESIGLNIVLPHEQAPNSYVTPHLSFQFHYFALRKMHFLLRARAVAVFPGGFGTFDEFFELLTLIQTGKMKPIPILLFGGDYWNRVVNFRALAEEGVINFEDLDLFIPVETAEEAWAHIVKFYDLDC from the coding sequence ATGACTGAAGAAGAAAAGCAGCACGAGCTGACCAAGCGCAAGTTCTACAAGGCCGAGCAGGAAGCCGGTTTCGTCGAGAACCACCCCAAGACCACGCCGCAGCAGCAGGACCCGGCCTATCGGCTGGCCTTCCGCGATACCGACTTCCTGCTGCGCGAGGAGCTGCGGCCGGTGCGGTTCCAGCTGGAACTGCTCAAGACCGAGATGCTGCTGGATGAAGCCGACATCGGGTCGACTCTGGTGGTTTATGGCTCGGCGCGCATTCCATCGCCCGACATGGCCGACGCAGCGCTGGCAACGGCCACCACGCCCGAGCGCAAGGCCGTGATCGAGAGCCTTGTTGCCAAGGCCAAGTATTACGAGGAAGCGCGCAAGCTGGCTTTCACCGCCAGCAAGTGCGGGCTGGTGGAAGACGGCAAGCGGCAGTTCGTGATCTGCTCGGGCGGCGGGCCTTCGATCATGGAGGCAGCGAATCGCGGGGCGCAGGATGCTGGCGCGGAATCAATCGGCCTGAACATCGTCCTGCCGCACGAGCAGGCACCGAACAGCTATGTCACGCCCCACCTGTCGTTCCAGTTCCACTACTTCGCGCTGAGGAAGATGCATTTCCTGTTGCGCGCAAGGGCGGTGGCGGTGTTCCCCGGCGGGTTCGGCACCTTTGACGAGTTTTTCGAGCTGCTCACCCTGATCCAGACCGGCAAGATGAAGCCGATCCCGATCCTGCTGTTCGGTGGTGACTACTGGAACCGCGTGGTGAACTTCCGCGCGCTGGCAGAAGAGGGCGTGATCAACTTCGAGGACCTGGATCTGTTCATTCCGGTGGAGACGGCCGAGGAAGCGTGGGCGCATATCGTCAAGTTCTACGATCTGGACTGCTGA
- the thiD gene encoding bifunctional hydroxymethylpyrimidine kinase/phosphomethylpyrimidine kinase — translation MKPPRILSIAGSDSGGGAGIQADIKTITMLGGYAMTAICALTAQDTTGVQAVVPVDPAMVAAQIDACVNDLGVDAVKIGMLGSPEIAAVVAGRLESLSVPIVFDPVMIATSGAALADAATIAAFERLMALATLTTPNVPELAALGGDAAMQARGIAYIAKGGDAEGPEVIDRLVMPGQPERVWTAPRIETRHTHGTGCTMSSAIATLLASGASLEEAVEDAREFVRAALLAAPGFGAGHGPLGHQAVR, via the coding sequence ATGAAGCCGCCGCGCATCCTGTCGATCGCCGGATCGGATTCCGGCGGAGGTGCTGGCATTCAGGCCGATATCAAGACGATCACCATGCTTGGCGGCTACGCGATGACCGCCATCTGCGCGCTGACCGCGCAGGATACCACCGGCGTCCAAGCCGTCGTCCCCGTCGATCCCGCCATGGTCGCCGCGCAGATCGATGCCTGCGTGAACGATCTGGGCGTCGATGCCGTCAAGATCGGCATGCTCGGCTCGCCCGAGATCGCCGCCGTGGTAGCAGGCCGGCTCGAAAGCCTGTCCGTGCCCATCGTGTTCGACCCGGTGATGATTGCCACCAGCGGTGCGGCGCTGGCCGATGCCGCGACGATCGCCGCTTTCGAGCGCCTGATGGCCCTTGCCACGCTGACCACGCCCAACGTCCCCGAACTCGCAGCACTCGGTGGTGATGCCGCGATGCAGGCGCGGGGCATTGCCTATATCGCCAAGGGCGGTGACGCCGAGGGACCCGAAGTGATCGATCGCTTGGTCATGCCCGGCCAGCCCGAGCGCGTGTGGACCGCGCCCCGCATCGAAACGCGCCACACCCACGGCACCGGCTGCACGATGTCGAGCGCCATTGCCACGCTGCTCGCCAGCGGCGCCTCGCTTGAAGAAGCGGTAGAGGACGCGCGCGAGTTCGTCCGCGCCGCCTTGCTAGCCGCGCCCGGCTTCGGGGCGGGCCACGGCCCGCTGGGCCATCAGGCGGTGCGCTGA
- a CDS encoding GNAT family N-acetyltransferase, with translation MIQTARLLLRPVRPQEDLAAMHGIMRQPRAMAYWSTPPHDNAAVTAEWLGNMAEIPPLEGEDFIVEHEGRVIGKAGFYRFPDLGYLFDPEVWGRGFAREAVGAVIARGFAVHHLPRILADVDPRNKASIRLLERLGFAETHRATRTWLVGEEWCDSVYFALTREDWDQRTA, from the coding sequence ATGATCCAGACCGCGCGGCTGCTGTTGCGACCCGTGCGCCCGCAGGAGGACCTTGCGGCGATGCACGGCATCATGCGTCAGCCGCGTGCCATGGCCTACTGGTCCACGCCGCCGCACGACAACGCGGCGGTGACGGCGGAATGGCTTGGCAACATGGCCGAAATTCCGCCGCTCGAAGGCGAGGACTTCATCGTCGAACATGAGGGCCGGGTGATCGGCAAGGCAGGGTTCTACCGCTTTCCCGACCTCGGCTACTTGTTCGACCCGGAAGTCTGGGGGCGGGGCTTCGCGCGCGAGGCGGTGGGCGCAGTGATCGCGCGCGGCTTTGCCGTCCATCACCTGCCGCGCATCCTTGCCGACGTCGATCCGCGCAACAAGGCTTCCATACGGCTGCTTGAACGGCTCGGTTTCGCCGAGACCCACCGCGCCACGCGGACGTGGCTGGTCGGCGAGGAGTGGTGCGACAGCGTCTACTTCGCGCTCACCCGCGAGGACTGGGATCAGCGCACCGCCTGA